In Camelus bactrianus isolate YW-2024 breed Bactrian camel chromosome 10, ASM4877302v1, whole genome shotgun sequence, a genomic segment contains:
- the NUMA1 gene encoding nuclear mitotic apparatus protein 1 isoform X3 — MTLHATRVAALLSWVNSLRVADPVQAVLQLQDCSVFIKIIDSIHGTDEAQQLLQHPVPERLEFVCSFLQKNRKHPSSPECLVSVQKVMEGSELELAKMTMLLLYHSSMSSRSPRDWEQFEYKIQAELAVILKFVLDHEDGLNLNEDLENFLQKAPVPSPCSSTTSEELSPPSHQAKREVRFLELQKVASSSGNNFLSGSPASPMGDILQTPQFQMRRLKKQLADERNNRDELELELAENRKLLTEKDAQIAMMQQRIDRLALLNEKQAASPLEPRELEELRSKNESLTIRLHETLKQCQDLKTEKSQMDRKINQLSEENGDLSFKLREFASHLQQLQGALNELTEEHSKATRESGEKQAHLEKELSTALQDKKCFEEKNEILQGKLSQLEEHLAQLRENPPREKGEVLGDVLQLETLKQEGATLAADNTQLRAQVEALETERGQREAKLLAERSHFEEEKQQLTGLIAELQGSLSNLSQAKEELEQASQAEGAHLSAQVARLTTELTAHNATIQQQDQELASLKQQAKAEQAQLTQALQQQEQASEVLRQQVEQLSNSLKQKERQLEEAAKEQEAALRDHAQQLATAAEEQETSLRERDAALQQLEALEKEKAAKLEVLQQQLQAANKAQDSAQASVTQAQREKAELSRKVEDLHACVEAARQEQSEAQAQVIELKAQLRSEQQKAIERERVAQEKAQLQEQVRALEESLKVTKGSLEEEKRRAADTLGEQQRRISKLEAETQSLVEQHKQEQKELEEEKAGRKGLEARLQQLGEAHQAKTEALRQELAEAIASQREAESECEQLAKEVASWRERYEDSQQEEAQYGAMFQEQLMTLKEECEKARQELQEAKEKVAGIEAHSELQMGRQQSELAQLHANLARALQQVQEKEVRAQKLADDLSALQEKMAATSKEVARLEALVRKAGEQQETASRELLKEPPRAGDSESEWLEEQQGRPFCSTQAALQAMEREAEQMGSELERLRAALMESQGQQQEERGQQEREVARLTQERGRAQADLALEKAAKAELEMRLQNALNEQRVEFAALQEALAHALMEKEGKDQELAKLLGQEAAQRAEMKELQQTVEQLKEQLARKEEAHPQSLGVASQEDASRSGTQSEAAGKTEGKGPELEALRAEVSRLEQQCREHQEKASSLERSLEAERASHAERAGALETLRGQLEQKAQELGSGQDALATAQRELATLHTKAQEHSKAEDEWKAQVARSQQEAERKNSLISSLEEEVSILNRQVLEKEGESKELKRLVIAESEKSQKLEERLRLLQAETASNSARAAERSSALREEVQSLREEAEKQRVASESLRQELASQAERAEELGQELKAWQEKFFQKEQALSALQLEHTSTQALVSELLPAKHLCQQLQAEQAAAEKRHREELEQSKQAAGGLRAELMRAQRELGELVPLRQKVAEQERAAQQLRAEKASYAEQLSMLKKAHGLLAEENRGLGERATLGRQFLEVELDQAREKYGQELAAVRADAETRLAEMQREVQSTARELEVMTAKYEGAKVKVLEERQRFQEERQKLTAQVEELSKKLADHDQASKVQQQKLKAQGGESQQEAQRLQAQMTELQAQLSQKEQAAEHYKLQMEKAKTHYDAKKQQNQELQEQLRGLEQLQVENKELRAEADRLGRELQQAGLKTKEAEQTCRHLTAQVRSLEAQVAHADQQLRDLGKFQVATDALKSREPQAKPQLDLSIDSLDLSCEEGAPLTITSKLPRTQPDGTSIPGEPASPISQRLPPKVESLESLYFTPIPARGQAPLESSLDSLGDVFLDSGRKTRSARRRTTQIINITMTKVHPLFQKLDVEEPDSANSSFYSTQSAPASQAGPRATSSTQSLARLGSPDDGSSALLSLPGYRPTTRSSARRSQAGVSSGAPPGRNSFYMGTCQDEPEQLDDWNRIAELQQRNRVCPPHLKTCYPLESRPSLSLPTITDEEIKTGDPRETLRRASMQPTQIAEGVGITTRQQRKRVSSEPHQGPGTPESKKATSCFPRPMTPRDRHEGRRQNTAEAQKKAAPAVVKQADRRQSMAFSILNTPKKLGNSLLRRAASKKAPPKASPNTRSGTRRSPRIATTTASTATAAAVAAATATPRAKVKAKH; from the exons AAAACCGAAAACATCCCTCTTCTCCAGAATGCCTGGTGTCAGTGCAGAAGGTGATGGAGGGGTCAGAGCTGGAACTGGCCAAG ATGACCATGCTGCTCTTATACCACTCCTCCATGAGCTCCAGAAGTCCCAGGGACTGGGAACAGTTTGAATACAAGATTCAG GCTGAGTTAGCTGTCATTCTCAAATTTGTGCTGGACCATGAGGATGGGCTAAATCTGAATGAGGACCTAGAGAACTTCTTGCAGAAAG CTCCTGTCCCTTCCCCCTGTTCCAGTACCACATCTGAAGAACTCTCCCCACCCAGCCACCAGGCCAAGAGGGAGGTTCGCTTCCTAGAGCTACAGAAAGTTGCCTCTTCCAGTGGGAACAA CTTCCTCTCAGGTTCTCCAGCCTCTCCCATGGGTGACATCCTGCAGACCCCACAATTCCAGATGAGACGGCTGAAGAAGCAGCTTGCAGATGAGAGAAATAATCGAgatgagctggagctggagctggcgGAGAACCGCAAGCTCCTCACTGAGAAGG ATGCACAGATAGCCATGATGCAGCAGCGCATTGACCGCCTGGCTCTGCTGAACGAGAAGCAGGCAGCCAGCCCGCTGGAGCCCAGGGAGCTTGAGGAGCTCCGTAGCAAGAATGAGAG CCTCACCATACGGCTCCATGAAACTCTGAAGCAGTGCCAGGACCTGAAGACAGAGAAGAGCCAGATGGATCGCAAAATTAACCAACTTTCTGAGGAGAATGGGGACCTTTCTTTTAAG CTGCGGGAGTTTGCCAGTCACCTGCAGCAACTCCAGGGGGCCCTCAACGAACTGACGGAAGAGCACAGCAAGGCCACGCGGGAGTCGGGGGAGAAGCAGGCCCACCTGGAGAAGGAGCTCAGCACAGCCCTGCAGGACAAG AAATGCTTTGAAGAGAAGAATGAAATCCTTCAGGGAAAACTTTCACAGCTGGAAGAACATTTGGCCCAGCTGCGGGAGAATCCACCCCGGGAGAAGGGCGAGGTGCTGGGCGACGTCTTGCAG CTGGAAACCCTCAAGCAGGAGGGAGCCACTCTTGCTGCAGACAACACCCAGCTCCGAGCCCAGGTGGAGGCGCTAGAGACTGAGCGGGGCCAGCGGGAAGCCAAGCTGCTTGCCGAGCGGAGCCACTTTGAAGAAGAAAAGCAGCAGCTGACTGGCCTGATTGCCGAGCTGCAGGGCTCCCTGTCCAACCTCAGCCAGGCCAAGGAAGAGCTGGAACAGGCCTCCCAGGCTGAGGGGGCCCACCTGTCTGCCCAGGTGGCCAGGCTGACCACCGAGCTCACTGCCCACAACGCCACCATCCAGCAGCAGGATCAAGAACTGGCCAGCCTGAAGCAGCAGGCCAAAGCAGAGCAGGCGCAGCTCACGCAGGCCCTCCAGCAGCAGGAACAGGCCTCTGAGGTTCTCCGCCAGCAGGTGGAGCAGCTGAGCAACAGCCTGAAGCAGAAAGAGCGGCAGTTGGAAGAGGCTGCCAAGGAGCAGGAGGCGGCCCTGCGAGACCATGCCCAGCAACTGGCCACTGCGGCCGAGGAGCAGGAGACCTCTTTACGGGAGAGGGACGCAGCCCTCCAGCAGCTGGAGGCGTTGGAGAAGGAGAAGGCTGCCAAGCTGGAAGTCCTGCAACAGCAGCTTCAGGCTGCTAACAAAGCCCAGGACAGTGCCCAGGCCTCAGTGACACAGGCCCAGCGGGAGAAGGCAGAGCTGAGCCGAAAGGTGGAGGACCTCCATGCCTGTGTCGAGGCAGCCCGCCAGGAGCAGTCAGAGGCCCAGGCGCAGGTGATAGAGCTGAAGGCCCAGCTGAGGTCTGAGCAGCAAAAAGCAATCGAGAGAGAAAGGGTGGCCCAGGAGAAGGCCCAGCTCCAGGAGCAGGTCCGGGCCCTTGAGGAGTCCTTGAAGGTCACCAAGGGCAGCCTGGAAGAGGAGAAGCGCAGAGCCGCAGACACACTGGGAGAGCAGCAGCGTCGTATCTCCAAGCTGGAGGCAGAGACTCAGAGCCTCGTGGAGCAGCACAAGCAGGAACAGAAGGAGCTAGAAGAAGAGAAGGCTGGGCGTAAGGGGCTGGAGGCCCGATTACAGCAGCTTGGGGAGGCCCATCAGGCCAAGACAGAAGCCCTGCGGCAGGAGCTGGCTGAGGCTATAGCCTCCCAGCGCGAGGCCGAGAGTGAGTGTGAGCAGCTTGCAAAGGAGGTGGCCAGCTGGCGCGAGCGGTACGAGGATAGCCAGCAAGAGGAGGCACAGTATGGCGCCATGTTCCAGGAACAGCTGATGACCCTGAAGGAGGAATGTGAGAAGGCCCGCCAGGAGCTGCAGGAggcaaaggagaaggtggcagggATAGAGGCCCACAGTGAGCTCCAGATGGGCCGGCAGCAGAGTGAGCTCGCTCAGCTCCATGCCAACCTGGCCAGGGCCCTGCAGCAGGTCCAGGAGAAGGAGGTCAGGGCCCAGAAGCTTGCAGATGACCTCTCCGCCCTGCAGGAGAAGATGGCTGCCACCAGTAAGGAGGTGGCCCGCCTGGAGGCCTTGGTCCGCAAGGCGGGTGAGCAGCAAGAGACAGCCTCCCGGGAGCTACTCAAGGAGCCCCCGAGAGCAGGAGACAGCGAGTCGGAGTGGCTGGAAGAGCAGCAGGGACGCCCTTTCTGCAGCACACAGGCTGCACTGCAGGCCATGGAGCGTGAGGCAGAGCAAATGGGCAGTgagctggagaggctgcgggCTGCACTGATGGAGAGTCAGGGGCAGCAGCAGGAAGAGCGTgggcagcaggagagggaggtggcGCGGCTGACCCAGGAGCGGGGCCGGGCCCAAGCTGACCTTGCCCTAGAGAAGGCCGCCAAGGCAGAGCTTGAGATGCGGCTGCAGAATGCCCTCAATGAGCAGCGTGTGGAGTTTGCTGCCCTGCAGGAGGCACTGGCCCATGCCCTGATGGAAAAGGAGGGGAAGGACCAGGAGCTGGCCAAGCTTCTTGGGCAGGAGGCAGCCCAGAGGGCAGAGATGAAGGAGCTTCAGCAAACTGTAGAGCAGCTGAAAGAACAGCTGGCCCGGAAAGAAGAGGCGCACCCACAGTCTCTAGGGGTGGCCAGCCAAGAAGATGCTTCCAGGTCAGGAACCCAGTCTGAGGCTGCTGGAAAGACCGAGGGAAAAGGTCCTGAGCTGGAGGCTCTGCGGGCGGAGGTGAGCAGGCTGGAGCAGCAGTGCCGCGAGCATCAGGAGAAAGCCTCCAGCCTGGAACGCAGCCTCGAGGCTGAGCGCGCCTCCCACGCTGAGCGGGCTGGTGCTCTGGAGACTTTGCGGGGCCAGTTAGAGCAGAAGGCCCAGGAGCTGGGGAGCGGACAGGACGCCTTAGCCACAGCCCAAAGGGAGCTGGCCACCCTCCACACCAAGGCCCAAGAGCACAGCAAGGCTGAGGATGAGTGGAAGGCCCAGGTGGCACGGAGCCAGCAGGAGGCTGAGAGGAAAAACAGCCTCATCAGCAGCTTGGAGGAGGAAGTGTCCATCCTGAACCGCCAGGTGCTGGAGAAGGAGGGCGAGAGCAAGGAGTTGAAGCGGCTGGTTATCGCTGAGTCAGAGAAgagccagaagctggaagagcgGCTGCGCCTGCTCCAGGCGGAGACGGCCAGCAACAGCGCCAGGGCTGCCGAACGCAGCTCCGCTCTGCGGGAGGAGGTCCAGAGCCTccgggaggaggcagagaagcagcGGGTGGCTTCTGAGAGCCTGAGGCAGGAGCTGGCCTCGCAGGCCGAGCGAGCAGAAGAGCTGGGCCAGGAGTTGAAGGCATGGCAGGAGAAGTTCTTCCAGAAGGAgcaggccctctctgccctgcaGCTGGAGCACACCAGCACACAGGCCCTGGTGAGCGAGCTGCTGCCTGCTAAGCACCTGTGCCAGCAACTGCAGGCTGAGCAGGCAGCGGCTGAGAAACGCCATCGGGAGGAGCTGGAGCAGAGCAAGCAGGCAGCTGGGGGGCTGCGGGCAGAGCTGATGCGGGCCCAGCGCGAGCTCGGGGAGCTGGTGCCCCTGCGGCAGAAGGTGGCAGAGCAGGAGCGAGCAGCCCAGCAGCTGCGGGCGGAGAAGGCCAGCTACGCAGAGCAGCTGAGCATGCTGAAGAAGGCTCACGGCCTGCTGGCAGAGGAGAACCGGGGGCTGGGCGAGCGGGCCACCCTCGGCCGGCAGTTTCTGGAAGTGGAGCTGGACCAGGCCCGGGAGAAGTATGGCCAAGAGCTGGCAGCTGTACGTGCTGATGCTGAGACCCGTCTGGCTGAGATGCAGCGGGAAGTGCAGAGCACTGCCCGGGAGCTGGAGGTGATGACTGCCAAGTACGAGGGTGCCAAGGTCAAGGTACTGGAGGAGAGGCAGCGGTTCCAGGAGGAGAGGCAGAAACTCACTGCCCAG GTGGAGGAACTGAGTAAGAAGCTAGCTGACCATGACCAAGCCAGCAAGGTGCAGCAGCAGAAGCTGAAG GCCCAGGGAGGTGAGAGCCAACAAGAGGCCCAGCGCCTCCAGGCCCAGATGACTGAGCTGCAGGCCCAGCTGAGCCAGAAGGAGCAGGCAGCTGAGCACTACAAGCTGCAG ATGGAGAAGGCCAAGACTCATTATGATGCCAAGAAGCAGCAGAACCAAGAGTTGCAGGAGCAGCTGCGGGGCCTGGAGCAGCTGCAGGTGGAGAACAAGGAGCTGCGGGCGGAAGCGGACCGGCTAGGCCGGGAGCTGCAGCAGGCCGGGCTGAAGACCAAGGAGGCCGAGCAGACCTGCCGTCACCTCACCGCCCAGGTGCGCAGCCTGGAGGCACAG GTCGCCCATGCCGACCAGCAGCTTCGGGACCTGGGCAAGTTCCAGGTGGCGACAGATGCCTTAAAAAGCCGGGAGCCCCAGGCTAAGCCTCAGCTGGACTTGAGTATTGACAGCCTGGATCTAAGCTGCGAGGAGGGAGCCCCACTCACTATCACCAG CAAGTTGCCTCGTACCCAACCAGATGGCACCAGCATCCCTGGAGAGCCAGCCTCGCCCATCTCCCAGCGTCTGCCCCCCAAGGTAGAATCCCTGGAGAGTCTCTACTTCACCCCCATCCCTGCACGGGGTCAGGCGCCCCTGGAGAGCAGCCTGGACTCCCTGGGGGACGTCTTCCTGGACTCAGGCCGGAAGACCCGCTCCGCTCGTCGGCGCACCACGCAAATCATCAACATCACCATGACCAAG GTTCATCCTCTCTTCCAGAAGCTAGATGTGGAGGAGCCAGACAGCGCCAACTCCTCCTTCTACAGCACGCAGTCTGCCCCTGCTTCCCAGGCAGGCCCGAGAGCCACCTCCTCCACCCAGTCTCTAGCCCGCCTGGGCTCTCCTGACGACGGCAGCTCGGCTTTGCTTAGTCTGCCTGGCTACCGGCCCACTACCCGCAGCTCTGCTCGCCGCTCCCAGGCCGGGGTGTCCAGCGGGGCCCCTCCAG GCAGGAACAGCTTCTACATGGGCACTTGTCAGGATGAGCCCGAGCAGCTAGATGACTGGAACCGCATTGCAGAGTTGCAGCAGCGTAATCGAGTATGCCCCCCGCACTTGAAGACCTGCTACCCTCTGGAGTCCAGG CCTTCCCTGAGCCTGCCTACCATCACAGACGAGGAGATAAAAACTGGCGACCCCCGGGAGACCCTGCGCCGAGCCAGCATGCAGCCAACCCAGATAGCTGAGGGCGTCGGCATCACCACCCGGCAGCAGCGCAAACGGGTCTCCTCAGAGCCCCACCAGGGCCCTGGCACCCCTGAG TCTAAGAAGGCCACCAGCTGTTTCCCTCGCCCCATGACTCCCCGGGACCGACATGAAGGGCGCAGACAGAACACTGCTGAGGCCCAGAAGAAAGCAGCTCCAGCAGTTGTAAAACAG GCTGACCGCCGCCAGTCAATGGCCTTCAGCATCCTTAATACACCCAAGAAGCTTGGAAACAGCCTTCTGCGGAGGGCAGCCTCGAAGAAAGCCCCGCCCAAGGCCTCCCCCAACACCCGCAGTGGAACCCGCCGCTCTCCTCGCATTGCCACCACCACAGCCAGCAccgccactgctgctgctgtcgcTGCTGCCACTGCCACCCCTCGGGCCAAGGTCAAG gcAAAGCACTAA